A genomic region of bacterium contains the following coding sequences:
- a CDS encoding beta-galactosidase trimerization domain-containing protein: MQLNFRQVHLDFHTSEAIAGIGADFDANEFADTLAAASVNSITCFSRCHHGWIYHDTAQFPERRHPHLTCNLLARQIEACHARGIRVPIYITVRWDHFTARQHPEWLVVDENGTFVGTKPYDAGFYRQLCLNSPYVDFLEQQTLEVCRTLPTDGLFFDIVFPTACSCEHCKRDMIAAGLDPSDAAARKKFADRVLLKFEERMTAAVHSVQPEATIFYNGGHVGPYHRGILHSYTHLELESLPSGGWGYMHFPVAQRFARTLGVPTLGMTGKFHTSWGDFSSYKNQPALEFECFNMVAMGAQCSVGDQLHPSGKIDAETYKLTGSVYSQIEAIEPWCRGAEPVAEIGVFTPEEFLGGGHGAMRPAIIGATRILQELRQQFDIIDSQSDLSRYKLLILPDEIPTDDRLAEKLQQFVQAGGALIASYQSGLNPEGQGFNLAALGVDDLGEAPYSPDFILAGKLGGARPDTGQVMYSQGRQVAPRAGTEVLSGMIQPYFNRTWEHFCSHRHTPADKPATYPGGTRCGNCIYLMHPLFGLYEAKAPLWCKELVRGALDLLLPEPVLRVEGPSTLQASLNVQPEQGRQIIHLLHYIPERRGREFDIIEDVIPLYNVGVSVRVGARVATRVTLEPQGDELPFEQRGGRVEFVVPELNGHQIVVVQ, from the coding sequence GTGCAACTCAACTTCCGCCAAGTCCATCTCGACTTCCACACCAGCGAGGCCATTGCTGGCATTGGTGCTGACTTTGACGCCAACGAGTTCGCCGATACGCTGGCCGCCGCGAGTGTGAACTCCATCACGTGCTTCTCCCGCTGCCACCACGGGTGGATCTATCACGATACGGCGCAGTTCCCCGAGCGGCGGCATCCGCATCTGACCTGCAATCTCCTGGCCCGACAGATCGAGGCCTGCCATGCGCGGGGCATTCGTGTGCCCATCTACATTACCGTGCGCTGGGACCACTTCACCGCCCGGCAACACCCCGAGTGGCTCGTCGTGGATGAGAACGGGACGTTCGTGGGCACCAAGCCCTATGACGCGGGCTTCTACCGGCAACTGTGCCTCAACAGCCCCTACGTGGACTTCCTGGAGCAGCAGACGCTCGAGGTGTGCCGCACGCTGCCGACCGACGGCCTCTTCTTCGACATCGTCTTCCCTACCGCGTGTAGCTGCGAGCACTGCAAGCGTGACATGATCGCCGCGGGGCTGGACCCGTCCGACGCGGCGGCCCGCAAGAAGTTCGCCGACCGGGTGCTGCTGAAGTTCGAGGAGCGGATGACGGCGGCCGTGCACAGCGTCCAGCCGGAGGCGACCATCTTCTACAACGGCGGCCACGTCGGTCCGTACCACCGGGGCATCCTGCACAGCTACACGCACCTGGAGCTGGAGTCGCTGCCCAGCGGCGGCTGGGGCTACATGCACTTCCCCGTCGCCCAGCGCTTCGCGCGGACCCTCGGTGTGCCCACGCTGGGCATGACCGGCAAGTTCCACACCTCGTGGGGCGACTTCTCCTCCTACAAGAACCAGCCGGCGCTGGAGTTCGAGTGCTTCAACATGGTCGCCATGGGCGCGCAGTGCTCCGTGGGCGACCAGCTCCACCCCTCCGGCAAGATAGACGCCGAGACCTACAAGCTCACCGGCAGCGTGTACAGCCAGATCGAGGCGATCGAGCCGTGGTGCCGGGGGGCCGAGCCGGTGGCGGAGATCGGCGTGTTCACCCCCGAGGAGTTCCTCGGCGGCGGGCACGGCGCCATGCGCCCGGCGATCATCGGCGCCACGCGTATCCTGCAGGAGCTGCGGCAGCAGTTCGACATCATTGACAGCCAATCGGACCTGAGCCGCTACAAGCTGCTCATCCTGCCCGACGAGATCCCGACCGACGACAGGCTGGCCGAGAAGCTCCAGCAGTTCGTGCAGGCGGGCGGAGCGCTGATCGCGTCGTACCAGTCGGGCCTGAACCCCGAGGGACAGGGCTTCAATCTGGCGGCGCTCGGCGTGGACGACCTGGGCGAGGCGCCGTACTCGCCCGACTTCATTCTGGCCGGCAAGCTGGGCGGGGCGCGACCGGACACCGGGCAGGTCATGTATAGCCAGGGGCGGCAGGTAGCGCCGCGCGCGGGCACCGAGGTGCTGTCCGGGATGATCCAGCCGTACTTCAACCGGACCTGGGAGCACTTCTGCTCGCATCGGCACACGCCCGCCGACAAGCCGGCGACCTACCCGGGGGGGACACGCTGCGGCAACTGCATCTACCTCATGCACCCGCTCTTCGGCCTGTACGAGGCGAAGGCGCCGCTGTGGTGCAAGGAACTGGTGCGCGGGGCGCTGGACCTGCTGCTGCCCGAGCCGGTGCTGCGGGTAGAGGGGCCGTCCACGCTGCAGGCGTCGCTGAACGTGCAGCCCGAGCAGGGCCGGCAGATCATCCACCTGCTGCACTATATCCCCGAGCGGCGCGGCCGCGAGTTCGACATCATCGAGGATGTCATCCCGCTGTACAACGTAGGGGTGTCGGTGCGCGTGGGCGCGCGTGTCGCCACGCGCGTCACCCTCGAGCCGCAAGGGGACGAGCTGCCGTTCGAGCAGCGGGGCGGCCGTGTGGAGTTCGTGGTGCCGGAGCTGAACGGGCACCAGATCGTCGTTGTGCAGTGA